CAGCGGCGCGTGGAGGGTGACGGCGGCGGACTCGAGAACGTTGCGCCCGAGCAGCATCGGGATGACCGCGGTCGCCTGCGCGGTGAGCATGCCGACGCCGAGGAAGGTCAGCGGCCGCACGGGCAGGACGCCCCGCAGCGCCGGCGAGCCGCCGCTCGCATAGGTGAGCACGAGCGCCGCAGAGATCGTCAGCCCACCGACGAACCCCCCGCCCGGACGGTTGTGCCCGGCGGCGAGGAGCCACACCGCGAAGACCACGGCTGCGTGGAACACCGCGCGGGTGCACACGTCGAGGATGAGCGAGGGAGGGCTCTCGGTGCCCTCCCCGTCGAAGTCGCCCCGCGGGTCGCCCCACCGGTCGTCTCCCTGCGCCGTCATCGGGCGCCCGCCCGGGCCGACTCGTCGCTGCCATCCCCGCCCCGGCCGGGGCGCCCGGGTCGTCCGGGTGCGTCCCCGGCGGGAGCGCCGCGCCGGACGGCGCCGACGAGCGCGGCGATGCCGAGCCCGGCGACCGCGAGCACGGTGACCTCGCCGAGGGTGTCGAGACCGCGGAAGTCCACGAGTATCACGTTGACGACGTTGTGGCCGTTGGCCTCGGGCAGGCTCCGGGCGAGGTACTCGTGGGAGACCCCTTCCACCCGGCGCGCCGCCGCGGCAGTGAGCGCGAACACCGACACGAACGCCCCGACGGCGACGGACAGCCCGATGCGCAGAACCTGGCCCATCCGCCATCGGTAGGTGTGGAAACGCTCCGGCAGGTGCTTGAGCACGAGCACGAACACGAGCAGACCGAGGGTCTCGATCAGGAGCTGGGTGAAGGCGAGGTCGGGGGCGCCGTGGAGCGCGAACAGCGCGACGACCGCGTACCCGACGGCCCCGAGCGCGAGCACGGCGGCGAAGCGGCGGCGGGAGCGCACCGCGGCGACGCCGGCGGCCAGCGCGGCGGCGACGGCGACGACCTGCAGCGGGGAGTCGGCGAAGCGGGCGGTCGACAGCGCGGGGGGGCCTTCCATGAGGAAGGCCGTGGCCGGGGCGACGACGGCGACGAGCAGGATGACCCCGAGGTAGACCGGCAGCGAGCCCGACTGGGCGACGGCGGCGGTGCGGGCGGCGAGGATCCGCAATCCGGACAGCGTCGCGTTGTAGCCCTCGAGGGATCCCGGCGGGGACGGCAGCCGCTCCTGGAGCGCCTCGACCCGCCGGCGCGCGAGCACGAGGGCCAGGCCGCCGGCGACGGTCACCCCGGACAGCGCGAGTGGGAGGTTGAACCCGTGCCACAGCGCAAGGGGATGGGGGTGGGCGCCGGGGACGAGCGCCGCAGTCGCCGCCTCGACGAGCGGGCTGTCGAGGCGCGGCACGAGCCCGAAAGCCACGCTCAGCGCGGCGAGGACGCCGGCGGGGGCCCAGAAGGCGAGCGGCGCGGGGTGGGCCGGGGCCGGCTCACCCGCCAGGTCGGCGCGCGGCTTGTCGGCGAAGGCGCCCCAGCAGAAGCGGAAGCTGTAGGCGACGGTGAGCGCGCTGCCCGCGACGAGGCCCGCGAGCATCGCGACCGCCCCGGGGTCCCCGGCGTCGACGAGGGAGGAGAAGGCCGCCTCCTTGCCGACGAAGCCCGCAAGGGGCGGCAGCCCGGCCATCGACGCGGCAGCGACGCACCCGACGACCGCGACCGGGCGCAGCTCGCGGTGCAGACCGCTCAGGCGGCGGATGTCGCGCGTTCCCGCCTCGTGGTCGACGATGCCGGCGACGAGGAACAGGGTCGCCTTGAAAAGGGCGTGCGCCACTAGGACGGCCACCCCGGCGAACGTCGCGGTCTCGTTGCCGGTGCCGAACAGGGCGATGAGGAAGCCGAGCTGGCTGATGGTGCTGTAGGCGAGGATGAGCTTGAGGTCGTGCTGGCGCAGCGCCCGGTAGCCGCCGACGAGCATGGTCACGACCCCCACACCGATCACGACGGGCTGCCACAGCGGCGTGGCCACCGCGAACGCGGGGGCGAACCGCGCCGCGAGGTAGACCCCGGCCTTCACCATTGTGGCGGAGTGCAGGTAGGCCGAGACCGGCGTGGGCGCGGCCATGGCCCCAGGCAGCCACGAGTGGAACGGCACCTGCGCGGACTTCGTGAACACCCCGGCGAGCACGCAGAGCACCGCACCCGTGGCGAGGGCCCCCGTCGGAGGGTCCGCGAGGACCTCCGCCATCGACCACGTCCCCGCGAGCTGGGCGAGGACGATGAAGCCGCCGAGCATGGCGAGCGCGCCGGTGCTCGTGACGAGCAGCGCCTGGAGCGCGGCGGCCCGCGCGTGCTCGCTTGCGTGCTTGTGACCGATGAGGAGGTAGCTCGTGATGCTCGTGAGCTCCCAGAAGACGAACAGCGCGAGGAGGTTGT
The Egibacteraceae bacterium DNA segment above includes these coding regions:
- the mbhE gene encoding hydrogen gas-evolving membrane-bound hydrogenase subunit E, producing the protein MLTALLGAHLAAAAGALLLRRHGRRTLLLCALAPAAVLAWLATVLPGVVVRHRTVEETVAWVPSLGLTMGLRLDAFGALMALLVSGVGLLVFLYAHSYFAGGPADAPGKDPVAGLGRFAATLVAFAGAMLGLVVSDNLLALFVFWELTSITSYLLIGHKHASEHARAAALQALLVTSTGALAMLGGFIVLAQLAGTWSMAEVLADPPTGALATGAVLCVLAGVFTKSAQVPFHSWLPGAMAAPTPVSAYLHSATMVKAGVYLAARFAPAFAVATPLWQPVVIGVGVVTMLVGGYRALRQHDLKLILAYSTISQLGFLIALFGTGNETATFAGVAVLVAHALFKATLFLVAGIVDHEAGTRDIRRLSGLHRELRPVAVVGCVAAASMAGLPPLAGFVGKEAAFSSLVDAGDPGAVAMLAGLVAGSALTVAYSFRFCWGAFADKPRADLAGEPAPAHPAPLAFWAPAGVLAALSVAFGLVPRLDSPLVEAATAALVPGAHPHPLALWHGFNLPLALSGVTVAGGLALVLARRRVEALQERLPSPPGSLEGYNATLSGLRILAARTAAVAQSGSLPVYLGVILLVAVVAPATAFLMEGPPALSTARFADSPLQVVAVAAALAAGVAAVRSRRRFAAVLALGAVGYAVVALFALHGAPDLAFTQLLIETLGLLVFVLVLKHLPERFHTYRWRMGQVLRIGLSVAVGAFVSVFALTAAAARRVEGVSHEYLARSLPEANGHNVVNVILVDFRGLDTLGEVTVLAVAGLGIAALVGAVRRGAPAGDAPGRPGRPGRGGDGSDESARAGAR
- a CDS encoding MnhB domain-containing protein, coding for MTAQGDDRWGDPRGDFDGEGTESPPSLILDVCTRAVFHAAVVFAVWLLAAGHNRPGGGFVGGLTISAALVLTYASGGSPALRGVLPVRPLTFLGVGMLTAQATAVIPMLLGRNVLESAAVTLHAPLFGDVKVATPLFFDIGVLLIVIGLVAKALDTLGAADPTAEHETPTVSGEIVSGGRRR